The stretch of DNA GTAGAATGGGCATGGAACGAGTCTTTTATTTCTGTTTCTCAGAATTACAAAACGTCTGTGAAAATGTGTAATTGCAAAAAGtctgtaacaaaaataaaacgtCGGTAAGTTTACAAACATATCCGTAAAATCTGGCACCCCTGCTAAAACCCAACCGATTCGAATCCGGCTTGTTtgacattgaatttttcatgatcaatcTTTGACGTTTTGTTAAAATATTTCGTAGCATGTGAAAAGGCGACGTCGAAGACTGAACTTGGTAGGATAGCAATTAAAAAACAAGGATAAACCTTTCGCCGATACCTGGTGCCATCCAGAGACTCAAAGAATATCGGTCTCCCTTTTTGAAAAGAGATGGTATTCTATTTCACCAGCAATGTTGTTCAACCGCCGGTGACCCTCTTCATGGGTCTCGATAAGTATGAAAGTAAGTTTTTCGGTTGCCATGAATCACAAAAGAAATGGTAAAGATTTATGTACGATTTGTGTTTCCTTCTTTCCAGATGAGGATCTCATTAAATGGGGATGGCCAGAAGATGTTTGGTTCCATGTAGACAAAGTGTCGTCGGCCCACGTTTATTTGCGATTAGCACCGGTAAGTGATGATTTTTATTTCACAGCGCTATACAACGgtttttgttaaatttatatACCGCAGGGACAAACATTGGACGACATTCCTACGGCAGTTTTGGAAGATGCCTGCCAACTGGTCAAGGCCAACAGTATTACCGGAAACAAAATGAACAACATTGACATCGTGTACACTATGTGGgagaatctcaagaaaacaccTGCCATGGAAGTTGGCCAGGTATCCTTCTTCAAGGATAAGGAGGTGCGAAAGATGCGCATCGAGAAGCGTA from Toxorhynchites rutilus septentrionalis strain SRP chromosome 3, ASM2978413v1, whole genome shotgun sequence encodes:
- the LOC129779386 gene encoding coiled-coil domain-containing protein 25, producing the protein MVFYFTSNVVQPPVTLFMGLDKYENEDLIKWGWPEDVWFHVDKVSSAHVYLRLAPGQTLDDIPTAVLEDACQLVKANSITGNKMNNIDIVYTMWENLKKTPAMEVGQVSFFKDKEVRKMRIEKRSNDIVNRLNKTKREEHPDFRAEREKRDAAERADKKRLDRSVREKEKEEEKRRREEAELRSYNSLMKTENMTTNYDAGNDSDEFM